The following are encoded together in the Mammaliicoccus vitulinus genome:
- a CDS encoding GNAT family N-acetyltransferase — translation MEYLSTKDIKQQTLIDLFNTNWGSDEMIISTGTYQLSKLPGIAAYEDGQILGLITYKTYEDHVEIISLDSFLQNKGIGSKLLKSLEQTCEKKQITRITVITTNDNINALKFYQKRGYRIKQVLPNAVEKARQLKPTIPLVAENGIAIKDEIELEKRF, via the coding sequence ATGGAATATTTATCAACAAAAGATATAAAACAACAAACATTAATAGACTTGTTTAACACAAATTGGGGAAGTGACGAAATGATCATATCCACAGGCACTTACCAATTATCAAAATTACCAGGAATCGCAGCATATGAAGACGGTCAAATACTCGGGCTCATAACATATAAAACATACGAAGATCACGTAGAAATCATTTCGTTAGATAGCTTTCTTCAAAATAAAGGCATCGGTTCAAAATTATTAAAAAGCTTAGAACAAACATGCGAAAAGAAACAAATAACGAGGATTACAGTTATAACAACAAACGATAACATAAACGCATTAAAGTTCTATCAAAAAAGAGGGTATAGAATCAAACAAGTATTGCCAAACGCAGTAGAAAAAGCCCGACAACTGAAACCAACCATACCATTAGTAGCAGAAAATGGTATTGCTATAAAGGATGAGATAGAGTTGGAGAAAAGATTTTAG
- a CDS encoding right-handed parallel beta-helix repeat-containing protein has protein sequence MTNLLHVSKNGSDSGLGTETSPFLTIDKAASLALPGDTVVVHEGVYREAITHINTGLSESRRITFKAAEHEHVTIKGSEVIDNWEHVEQNIWKVEINNSYFKAFNPFATKLFGDWLVVDNHKTLGQVYINGQALFEVNDFDALKNPEPVYETLDHWTNKQVAFDYTEESTYVWCADVEEDTTTVYANFQNYNPNNEVIEINVREHVIRPIKTHTNYITIQNFEIAHAATQWSPPTANQTGMIDTHWSKNWIVEHCFIHDSMCSAVAIGKEISTGDNFNTYRYDKPGYQYQIETVFKAVNSDWNKETIGSHIVRNNVIHDCGQNAVVGHLGSAFSYVYNNHIYNIGNRREFFGHEIAGIKLHAAIDTHVYNNYVHHCSLGMWFDWQTQGTRISKNIFADNTRDLFVEVSSGPYIVDNNILTADYALDNHAQGGAYINNIIHGEIVHRLMLDRATPYHVPHSTLVAGFAPVYGGDDRFYNNIFVGKDNIKNIGTHLFNEYTTSLEEYKDLVYKVEGDHEAFHKIKQPVFINHNAYLNHAEHFNREESFIEDDTFDPQISISEDEEGVYLNITIPDQLLDFKGDIHSTYTLPKVRLVDADFEDPDGKAVTLDTDLINDIRNDHAILGPIQNLQPGKNKILVWKKSSLCPGK, from the coding sequence ATGACTAATTTATTACATGTATCAAAAAATGGTTCTGATTCTGGATTAGGTACGGAGACTTCACCTTTTCTAACGATAGATAAAGCAGCTTCACTTGCCCTTCCTGGTGATACAGTAGTTGTACATGAAGGTGTTTATAGAGAAGCAATTACACATATTAATACAGGTTTAAGCGAATCTAGAAGGATTACTTTTAAAGCAGCTGAACATGAACATGTCACAATTAAAGGTTCTGAAGTCATCGATAACTGGGAACATGTTGAACAAAATATATGGAAAGTGGAAATCAACAATTCATATTTCAAAGCCTTTAATCCATTTGCTACAAAGTTATTTGGTGATTGGTTAGTTGTTGATAATCATAAAACATTAGGTCAAGTTTATATTAATGGTCAAGCGTTATTTGAAGTAAATGATTTTGATGCATTAAAAAATCCAGAACCTGTTTATGAAACGTTGGATCATTGGACAAATAAACAAGTCGCTTTTGACTATACAGAAGAATCAACATACGTTTGGTGTGCAGATGTAGAAGAAGATACGACTACAGTTTATGCAAATTTCCAAAACTATAATCCAAACAATGAAGTTATAGAAATCAACGTAAGAGAGCATGTGATTCGTCCAATCAAGACACATACGAACTATATCACAATTCAAAACTTTGAAATTGCACATGCTGCAACTCAATGGTCACCTCCTACAGCAAATCAAACAGGCATGATTGATACGCATTGGAGTAAAAATTGGATCGTAGAGCACTGTTTCATTCACGACTCTATGTGTAGTGCAGTCGCAATAGGTAAAGAAATATCTACAGGCGATAATTTTAATACGTATCGATATGATAAACCTGGCTATCAATACCAAATAGAAACTGTTTTTAAAGCTGTTAACAGTGACTGGAATAAAGAAACCATTGGATCTCATATTGTTAGAAATAATGTCATTCACGATTGTGGACAAAATGCCGTAGTTGGCCATTTAGGCAGTGCATTTAGCTATGTTTATAATAACCACATTTATAATATAGGTAATAGGAGAGAATTCTTCGGTCATGAAATAGCAGGTATTAAACTGCATGCTGCAATTGATACACATGTATACAATAACTACGTCCATCATTGTTCACTCGGTATGTGGTTTGATTGGCAAACACAAGGTACAAGAATCAGTAAAAATATTTTTGCCGACAATACGAGAGATTTGTTCGTAGAAGTCAGTAGCGGACCTTATATTGTTGATAATAATATTTTAACTGCCGATTATGCATTAGATAACCATGCTCAAGGTGGCGCATATATCAACAACATCATTCATGGAGAAATTGTGCATAGATTAATGTTAGATAGAGCAACACCTTATCACGTACCTCATAGCACATTAGTAGCAGGATTTGCACCAGTTTACGGAGGAGACGACCGTTTTTATAACAACATTTTCGTAGGCAAGGACAACATCAAAAATATAGGTACGCATTTATTCAATGAATACACGACATCATTAGAAGAATATAAAGATTTAGTATATAAAGTAGAAGGCGATCACGAAGCTTTCCATAAAATCAAACAGCCTGTATTCATCAATCACAATGCATATTTAAATCATGCCGAACACTTTAATAGAGAAGAAAGCTTCATTGAAGATGATACATTTGACCCACAAATTTCTATTTCTGAAGATGAAGAAGGCGTATATTTAAATATCACAATCCCTGATCAATTGTTAGACTTCAAAGGAGATATTCATTCAACATATACGCTACCTAAAGTAAGACTCGTCGATGCAGACTTTGAAGACCCAGACGGTAAAGCTGTAACATTAGATACGGATTTAATAAACGACATTAGAAATGACCATGCCATATTAGGACCTATTCAGAATTTACAACCAGGTAAAAATAAAATATTAGTATGGAAGAAATCATCATTATGTCCTGGGAAATAA
- a CDS encoding ROK family transcriptional regulator, with protein sequence MKQAEVLNLNSNQKLVLQQIFNNQAISRIQISKNLGINKATISSILNKLKEKRLVNEVGHGESTRSGGRRPIILEINQKFGYVISFDIGYHSIEMIYSYFNGEILKHESIPLANKKISHVIELLKEHINPEELFSTHYGLLGISVSVHGIVNNEQEITHLPFHEVENISITESIKEIANVPVIVENEANLSAIYECNVNNDLAMNNLITLSIHKGIGAGLIINKKLYRGAGGEAGEIGKTLVLTKENSQATYNKIEDICSQDALVQKINNRLNKTLSIQEVKQLYYNNNEVVREEIEQFSVRIATLIYNLNTQISPEAIYINCPLINEVPEILNNIQTTFATYTDKKIEISLTSNVKHATLLGATLAITQKILKIDNIKLKI encoded by the coding sequence ATGAAGCAGGCAGAAGTATTAAATTTAAATTCAAATCAAAAGTTAGTTTTACAACAAATATTTAATAATCAAGCTATCTCTAGAATTCAAATATCTAAAAATCTTGGCATTAACAAAGCAACCATTTCAAGTATTTTAAACAAACTGAAAGAAAAGAGACTCGTAAACGAAGTCGGACATGGAGAAAGTACAAGAAGTGGCGGCAGAAGGCCAATTATATTAGAAATTAATCAAAAATTTGGTTACGTTATATCATTCGATATCGGCTACCATTCAATTGAAATGATCTATAGCTATTTTAATGGTGAAATATTAAAGCACGAATCTATTCCATTAGCCAATAAAAAAATAAGTCACGTTATAGAATTATTAAAAGAACATATTAATCCAGAAGAACTTTTTAGTACACATTATGGATTGTTAGGCATATCCGTTTCAGTACATGGAATTGTAAATAACGAACAAGAAATTACGCACTTACCGTTTCACGAAGTAGAAAATATATCCATTACTGAAAGTATTAAAGAAATAGCCAATGTACCCGTCATAGTAGAGAACGAAGCAAACCTTTCAGCAATTTATGAATGTAACGTAAACAATGACTTAGCAATGAATAACTTAATCACACTTAGCATACATAAAGGAATCGGCGCCGGCTTAATCATTAATAAGAAATTGTATAGAGGAGCAGGAGGAGAAGCGGGAGAAATCGGCAAAACATTAGTATTAACAAAAGAAAACAGTCAAGCAACATATAACAAAATAGAAGACATATGTTCACAAGACGCGCTCGTACAAAAAATCAACAATAGACTCAATAAAACATTGAGCATACAAGAAGTTAAACAATTATATTACAATAACAATGAAGTCGTAAGAGAAGAAATTGAACAATTCTCCGTAAGAATCGCAACCTTAATATATAACTTGAACACACAAATAAGCCCAGAAGCCATATATATAAACTGCCCATTAATCAACGAAGTACCAGAGATATTGAACAATATCCAAACAACATTTGCAACATACACAGATAAAAAAATAGAAATCAGTTTAACCTCTAACGTTAAACACGCAACACTCCTTGGCGCAACATTAGCCATAACCCAGAAAATATTGAAGATAGATAATATCAAGTTGAAGATATAA
- the ascF gene encoding PTS cellobiose/arbutin/salicin transporter subunit IIBC encodes MANEQKLAEGILKNIGGSGNVKNLTHCMTRLRFVLKDESKANDEEIKNLDGVMGLRKQGGQYQVIVGNNVSHTYTALMKLGVSGGAKSNEPVEKKKLTVKQVGINILDAIIGTMSPLIPAIIGGSMIKLLAMLLNMTGVLSEESSTYNILNTIGDAPFFFLPLLVAVSAARKFNSNVFLALAIAGVMVHPVFMEIMEKAAEGKEATFAFIPVMSVKYTYTIIPAIVMTWLLKYIEDFADRITPIVMKNFLKPMLILLIAAPIAIIIVGPTGILIGTGLSEIVFFVHDKLGFLAVAIVGALWPLLVMTGMHRVFTPTIVQTIAETGEEAMVMPSEIGANLSLGGVSLAVAFKTKNRELRQTSLAAASSAIIAGITEPALYGVAIRLKRPMIASIITGFVAGAVAGLAGLASHSMAAPGLFTSVQFIDQDNPMSILWVIVVMVLSVVLSFILTLVIGFEDIPESEDELLDLGTKDNMTVAAPVEGRIKPISSVEDDVFSREVIGKSIAIEPTGHTIYAPVTGTVTSVFPTKHAIGITGDDGIEVLIHVGIDTVKLNGGPFTSAIEQGDHMKIGDVIGTFDLAQIIEAGYDPTTIVVITNTDDYDSITTFDKVDVEAHTSILGVVKK; translated from the coding sequence ATGGCAAATGAGCAAAAATTGGCTGAAGGTATTCTTAAAAATATCGGCGGCAGTGGTAATGTAAAGAATTTAACGCATTGTATGACACGTTTGAGATTTGTGTTAAAGGATGAAAGTAAGGCGAATGATGAAGAAATTAAGAACCTTGATGGGGTAATGGGTTTACGTAAACAAGGTGGGCAATATCAAGTTATTGTTGGTAATAACGTTTCACATACGTATACGGCGTTAATGAAATTAGGCGTGAGTGGTGGCGCTAAAAGTAACGAACCTGTTGAAAAGAAAAAATTAACGGTCAAACAAGTTGGTATTAATATTTTAGACGCAATTATTGGTACGATGTCTCCATTAATTCCTGCCATCATCGGTGGGTCTATGATTAAATTATTAGCAATGCTGTTAAATATGACGGGTGTATTATCAGAGGAAAGTTCAACTTATAATATTTTAAACACGATCGGGGATGCACCATTCTTCTTCTTACCGTTGCTTGTCGCAGTATCTGCAGCTCGGAAGTTTAATAGTAATGTATTCTTGGCACTGGCAATCGCAGGGGTCATGGTTCACCCAGTATTTATGGAGATTATGGAGAAAGCAGCTGAAGGTAAGGAAGCAACATTTGCATTTATACCGGTTATGTCAGTGAAATATACGTATACGATTATTCCTGCAATCGTTATGACATGGTTGCTGAAATATATTGAAGATTTTGCAGATCGTATTACACCAATTGTGATGAAAAACTTCTTAAAACCAATGTTGATCTTATTAATTGCAGCACCTATAGCGATTATTATTGTTGGACCGACGGGTATTTTAATTGGTACAGGTTTATCTGAAATTGTCTTCTTTGTACATGATAAATTAGGATTTTTAGCAGTAGCAATTGTTGGTGCGTTATGGCCATTATTAGTGATGACAGGTATGCACCGAGTGTTTACACCAACGATTGTTCAAACAATTGCTGAAACAGGTGAAGAAGCTATGGTTATGCCATCTGAAATTGGTGCAAACTTATCTCTTGGCGGTGTTTCACTTGCAGTAGCATTCAAAACTAAAAATAGAGAATTACGTCAAACATCATTGGCAGCAGCGTCGTCAGCTATTATAGCGGGTATTACTGAACCTGCATTATATGGGGTAGCGATTCGATTAAAACGTCCAATGATCGCATCCATTATTACAGGGTTTGTAGCAGGAGCGGTTGCTGGTCTTGCGGGACTAGCAAGTCACTCTATGGCAGCACCTGGTCTATTTACAAGTGTACAATTTATAGATCAAGACAATCCAATGAGTATCCTATGGGTTATTGTCGTTATGGTTTTATCAGTTGTGCTTTCATTTATTTTAACGTTAGTGATTGGATTTGAAGATATTCCAGAATCAGAAGATGAATTATTAGATTTAGGTACGAAAGATAATATGACTGTTGCAGCACCAGTTGAAGGTAGAATTAAACCGATTTCGAGTGTTGAAGATGATGTATTTAGTAGAGAAGTAATTGGGAAAAGTATCGCGATTGAACCAACAGGTCATACAATTTATGCACCGGTAACAGGTACAGTGACTTCCGTTTTCCCTACGAAACATGCGATTGGTATTACAGGTGATGATGGAATAGAAGTATTAATTCATGTAGGTATCGATACTGTGAAGTTGAATGGTGGACCATTCACATCTGCAATTGAACAAGGAGATCATATGAAGATTGGTGATGTTATTGGAACATTTGATTTAGCTCAAATTATTGAAGCGGGTTATGATCCTACTACAATCGTAGTCATTACAAATACAGATGATTACGACTCCATTACGACATTTGACAAAGTTGACGTTGAAGCACATACATCAATATTAGGAGTGGTTAAAAAATGA
- a CDS encoding DUF805 domain-containing protein, with translation MDNSQNQVIESYKDFWKRFVDINGRSDRPDFWHPFWINFVITSLLGIVSAGFLSGLFALAIIIPTFTVMVRRLHDSNRTMLLAIVYHISGVIAGLFVAIFIVTFVFASNSGSGTLIGLALITGPIFMIIGVVIMLYTLYLLVAPGNREPNNYGSGGSTQIAPQPQVNVE, from the coding sequence ATGGACAATTCACAAAATCAAGTTATAGAAAGTTACAAAGATTTTTGGAAGCGTTTCGTAGATATTAATGGAAGGTCTGATCGTCCCGACTTTTGGCATCCGTTTTGGATTAATTTTGTAATTACTAGTCTTTTAGGAATAGTGTCAGCAGGCTTTTTAAGTGGACTATTTGCCTTGGCTATTATCATTCCTACTTTTACAGTGATGGTGAGAAGGTTACACGATTCGAATCGTACAATGCTTCTGGCAATTGTATATCATATTAGTGGCGTTATCGCTGGATTATTTGTAGCGATATTCATCGTTACTTTTGTATTTGCATCAAATTCTGGAAGTGGTACTTTAATTGGTCTGGCACTTATAACAGGCCCAATTTTCATGATTATTGGCGTAGTGATCATGCTTTACACTTTATACTTATTAGTCGCGCCTGGTAATAGAGAACCTAATAACTATGGTTCAGGTGGTAGCACTCAAATCGCACCGCAGCCACAAGTTAATGTTGAATAG
- a CDS encoding TDT family transporter, with protein MFNIGLKRIPIAISGLALGIMALSNLFYHLNLTSIGLFVFIISCAILSIVALKWIVYPTMFLKELKNINTFAILPTLPMALMLLVFIVKTEFLVETYVLNIVWYAAILLHASFIVIFIGFYAFRNFKSWPNTSWFVMFVGIGVIGETSAAFNISIGHLATIVGSIFLMLILGYVLFNKAWQNYNQEQFPMVIIMSAPAALCLNGYILNNSSYSIVYVSIFLVLSQMLFLFTLIFLPKIIQRGFKVSFSALTFPWVITAASLYNVNQNIYINETITNIGNVLSIIDIIWAALVVVYVIYKYIVFLTTKDVVYG; from the coding sequence ATGTTCAATATCGGGTTAAAAAGAATACCAATCGCAATAAGCGGATTGGCATTAGGGATTATGGCGTTAAGTAATTTGTTTTATCATTTAAACTTAACGTCTATTGGATTGTTCGTCTTTATTATTTCCTGTGCAATACTTTCAATAGTAGCTTTGAAATGGATCGTCTATCCTACAATGTTTTTAAAAGAGCTTAAAAATATTAATACGTTCGCGATTCTACCTACGTTACCAATGGCGTTAATGCTATTGGTGTTTATTGTTAAAACGGAATTTTTAGTGGAGACATATGTTTTAAATATTGTTTGGTATGCTGCTATTTTATTACATGCGAGCTTTATCGTGATATTTATAGGATTTTACGCGTTTAGAAATTTTAAATCATGGCCAAATACGAGTTGGTTTGTAATGTTTGTGGGCATAGGTGTTATAGGTGAAACGTCAGCTGCGTTTAACATCAGTATAGGTCATCTAGCGACAATTGTAGGGTCTATATTTTTAATGCTTATTCTTGGATATGTATTATTTAATAAAGCTTGGCAAAATTATAACCAAGAACAATTTCCAATGGTGATCATTATGAGTGCGCCAGCAGCGTTATGTTTAAATGGATATATTTTAAATAATTCGAGTTACTCTATAGTATATGTATCTATATTTTTAGTGCTTTCACAAATGCTATTTTTATTCACTTTAATATTTTTACCTAAAATTATACAAAGGGGATTTAAAGTGTCCTTTTCAGCACTAACATTTCCATGGGTCATAACTGCAGCATCACTATATAATGTAAATCAAAATATTTATATTAATGAAACAATAACGAATATCGGCAATGTTCTATCAATTATAGACATCATTTGGGCAGCACTCGTTGTGGTTTATGTTATATATAAATATATCGTTTTCTTAACGACAAAAGATGTCGTTTATGGGTAG
- the ascB gene encoding 6-phospho-beta-glucosidase, protein MTIKTFPENFLWGGAIAANQTEGAWNIGGRGLSNIDLIPHGANRQEIKLGYKQSKLSNQEYYPSHTGIDFYHHYKEDIAMLAEMGLKVFRTSISWSRIYPNGDEATPNQAGIDYYTDLFKTCKEHNMALLVTLAHFDIPMGIVEKYNGWKNRATIDLYIKFAETCFENFGQYVNYWIPFNEINVVLHSPFSGGGLYFDETENREEILYQAAHYMLVASARAVESCHRITPKAQIGCMIAGGSFYPYSCNPEDVWKSMNDERTNTFFVDVQAKGKYPFYMESFFKSKGIHIEINERDKEILQQTVDFVAFSYYASRTSIADISRVEQNEGNIIVSAKNPYLKMSDWGWVIDPLGLRITMNQIYERFEKPLFVVENGLGAKDEIEEDGTIQDDYRIDYMQQHIEAMYEGIQDGVPLLGYISWGVIDLVSASTGEMSKRYGMIYVDKDDAGNGTLERRKKKSFNWYKQLIHQNGIEK, encoded by the coding sequence ATGACGATAAAAACTTTTCCAGAAAACTTTCTCTGGGGTGGTGCAATTGCAGCAAACCAAACTGAAGGTGCCTGGAACATAGGTGGTAGAGGGTTAAGCAATATAGACTTAATCCCTCATGGCGCTAACAGACAAGAGATAAAGCTTGGGTATAAACAATCTAAACTAAGTAATCAAGAATATTATCCAAGTCATACAGGTATAGATTTCTATCATCATTATAAAGAAGATATTGCCATGCTTGCTGAAATGGGATTAAAAGTTTTTAGAACATCTATTTCTTGGAGTAGAATTTATCCGAATGGTGATGAAGCAACACCAAATCAAGCAGGTATTGATTATTACACGGATTTATTTAAAACGTGTAAAGAACATAATATGGCGTTACTCGTAACACTTGCACACTTTGATATTCCGATGGGGATCGTTGAAAAGTACAACGGTTGGAAGAATAGAGCGACAATCGATTTATATATTAAATTTGCAGAAACATGTTTTGAAAACTTTGGACAATACGTTAATTACTGGATTCCATTTAATGAAATCAACGTCGTGTTACACAGTCCGTTTTCAGGTGGTGGCTTATACTTTGATGAAACTGAAAATAGAGAAGAAATATTATATCAAGCAGCACATTACATGTTAGTCGCAAGTGCTAGAGCAGTTGAAAGTTGTCACCGCATCACACCGAAAGCACAAATTGGTTGTATGATAGCAGGAGGCAGTTTCTACCCTTACAGTTGTAACCCAGAAGACGTTTGGAAGTCTATGAATGACGAGCGAACAAATACGTTCTTTGTAGATGTACAAGCAAAAGGGAAATATCCTTTTTATATGGAATCCTTCTTTAAATCTAAAGGAATTCATATTGAAATCAATGAACGTGATAAAGAAATATTGCAACAAACCGTAGATTTTGTAGCATTTAGTTATTACGCATCGAGAACATCGATTGCTGACATTTCAAGAGTAGAACAAAATGAAGGCAATATTATCGTATCAGCTAAGAACCCTTACTTAAAAATGAGTGATTGGGGATGGGTCATTGATCCACTTGGTTTAAGAATCACGATGAATCAAATATATGAAAGATTTGAAAAGCCACTTTTTGTCGTAGAAAATGGATTAGGCGCGAAAGATGAAATAGAAGAAGACGGCACCATTCAAGATGATTATCGTATAGATTATATGCAGCAGCACATAGAAGCAATGTATGAAGGCATTCAAGATGGCGTACCACTATTAGGTTATATTAGTTGGGGCGTCATTGACTTAGTATCAGCATCAACAGGAGAAATGAGTAAACGATACGGAATGATTTATGTTGATAAAGACGACGCCGGTAACGGCACTTTAGAAAGAAGAAAGAAAAAATCATTTAATTGGTATAAACAATTGATACATCAAAATGGAATAGAGAAGTAG
- a CDS encoding MFS transporter, producing MNQTAETSPEEHVLQSNDHSRLHMSEKLVFGIGDFGANYSWTFIASFIIIYMTDVVGVAGSVIGTIILICRFADGFSDLFMGSIIDNTNMKMEKAKPWVFWTAPILGILTFMLFNVPDAFGYTAKIIYIFIVYFLISVVFYTANNVAYSSLISFMSKDEKDRVSLGSIRFIFSNISVLCITTFTTFLVTSFGENQQGWTYTALIYAFLCAVPLLITGYFVKERNVAQKQHTKDHKTSNRVPFTLILKVLVTEKYFIITIILYLLWYLRQTDNGMRIYYATYIFDNANVMAILSVSTLLPTILGLLIAPKFAEKVGIKQSILIGLIISIISYVIMGIFSENLTMLVIGLVINGIGLVPFTAALSGIVADVGDIIYWKTGVPVQGSIFSLASAGMKIGSGLQSAIVGWSLSLGGYVAGASVQTEGTIFAIKSMQIYFPLFSVVLICLFTLFLNYEKFIKQIKNQIRSNRVGEMRTKEIYK from the coding sequence ATGAATCAAACTGCAGAAACGAGTCCTGAGGAACATGTTTTACAATCAAATGACCATTCGCGATTACATATGTCTGAGAAACTTGTATTCGGTATCGGGGACTTTGGCGCTAATTACAGTTGGACTTTCATTGCGTCTTTTATCATTATTTATATGACCGATGTCGTCGGTGTTGCTGGCTCTGTTATCGGGACAATTATTCTTATTTGTCGATTTGCAGATGGTTTCTCTGATTTATTTATGGGAAGCATTATCGATAATACAAATATGAAAATGGAAAAAGCGAAACCTTGGGTTTTTTGGACAGCACCTATACTTGGTATTTTAACTTTTATGCTATTTAATGTACCAGACGCTTTTGGCTATACTGCCAAAATCATTTATATTTTTATTGTTTACTTTTTAATTTCAGTCGTTTTTTATACTGCTAATAACGTTGCCTATTCATCTTTAATTTCTTTTATGTCTAAAGACGAAAAAGATCGTGTTTCACTAGGGAGTATTCGTTTTATATTTTCAAATATTAGTGTGCTTTGCATTACAACATTTACAACATTTTTAGTAACAAGCTTTGGTGAAAACCAACAAGGTTGGACATACACTGCGCTCATCTACGCCTTTTTATGTGCAGTACCTTTATTGATTACAGGTTATTTTGTAAAAGAAAGAAACGTAGCTCAAAAACAACATACAAAAGACCACAAAACATCAAACCGCGTACCATTCACTTTGATTCTTAAAGTTTTAGTTACTGAAAAATATTTTATTATCACGATTATTCTTTATCTCTTATGGTATTTACGACAAACAGATAATGGTATGAGAATATACTATGCGACATACATTTTTGATAATGCAAATGTCATGGCGATTTTAAGTGTATCCACACTATTACCAACGATTTTAGGTTTGTTAATAGCACCTAAATTTGCTGAAAAAGTAGGTATTAAACAAAGTATTTTGATTGGTTTAATTATTTCCATTATCTCTTATGTCATTATGGGTATATTCTCAGAAAACTTAACAATGCTCGTTATTGGATTAGTGATAAACGGTATTGGTTTAGTACCATTCACTGCGGCGCTAAGCGGTATTGTTGCAGATGTAGGAGACATTATTTATTGGAAAACTGGCGTCCCAGTTCAAGGTTCCATTTTCAGCTTGGCGAGTGCAGGTATGAAGATTGGTTCCGGGTTACAATCAGCTATTGTTGGTTGGTCTTTATCGTTAGGTGGTTATGTTGCTGGTGCATCTGTTCAAACAGAAGGAACAATCTTTGCTATTAAATCCATGCAAATTTATTTCCCTTTATTCTCAGTTGTACTCATATGTTTATTCACTCTATTTTTAAATTATGAAAAGTTTATTAAACAAATTAAAAATCAAATTCGTTCGAATCGCGTCGGCGAAATGAGAACGAAAGAAATATATAAATAA